The following are from one region of the Candidatus Methylacidiphilales bacterium genome:
- the argC gene encoding N-acetyl-gamma-glutamyl-phosphate reductase: MGKSIQVGIVGARGYTGAECLRLLTGHPEFTVSVVCSTTIAGKTIASVFPSLSLADTSLAQLNFSSYSPEALKQCQVVIFTTPHGVAASLVPALLELGIRVVDLSADFRLRDPSVWQQYYHSEHPNFALVKQACYGLTEYEREKITSAQLVANPGCYPTAVSLALIPLLREQCISAQGIIADCKSGVSGAGRKVEEGYLLSELRSNFFAYGLPAHRHLPEIEQGLTQYGCLEEGALGITFVPHLLPVPRGILATLYCQSKLPLQQVYQVLQASYHHEPFVKVLPLGELPQLVQVVGTNLCAIGLSQTPQGTLVIVSAIDNMIKGAAGQALQNMNRMFGFEETLGLSAIPLWP, from the coding sequence ATGGGAAAATCAATACAAGTAGGAATTGTCGGAGCACGAGGATATACCGGTGCCGAATGTTTACGACTCTTGACTGGCCACCCAGAATTTACTGTGAGCGTGGTTTGTTCAACTACCATTGCGGGTAAAACTATCGCCTCGGTATTTCCGTCATTATCACTGGCAGACACCAGTCTCGCACAATTGAATTTTTCTAGCTATTCGCCTGAGGCCCTCAAGCAGTGTCAAGTGGTTATTTTTACCACCCCACATGGGGTAGCAGCTAGCCTCGTTCCGGCATTGTTAGAATTAGGAATCAGAGTAGTTGATTTAAGTGCAGATTTTCGCCTACGCGATCCTTCAGTTTGGCAACAGTACTATCATAGCGAGCATCCTAATTTTGCTTTAGTCAAACAGGCTTGTTATGGCTTAACTGAATATGAAAGAGAAAAAATTACTTCTGCGCAGTTGGTGGCCAATCCTGGCTGTTATCCAACTGCGGTATCTTTAGCGCTAATCCCTTTGCTAAGAGAACAATGTATATCTGCACAAGGAATAATTGCAGATTGCAAATCTGGGGTGAGTGGCGCGGGAAGAAAAGTTGAAGAGGGGTACCTCTTGTCAGAATTACGAAGCAATTTTTTTGCCTACGGACTACCAGCGCATCGTCATCTCCCTGAAATTGAACAGGGGTTAACGCAATATGGATGTCTTGAAGAAGGCGCGCTTGGGATTACTTTTGTACCTCACTTACTTCCCGTACCACGCGGCATTCTTGCTACACTCTATTGTCAATCAAAACTCCCACTCCAGCAGGTCTATCAAGTGTTACAAGCATCGTATCACCATGAACCCTTTGTCAAAGTTTTACCCCTAGGGGAGTTACCTCAACTAGTTCAAGTGGTGGGTACTAATCTTTGTGCGATTGGGTTATCTCAGACACCCCAAGGAACTTTAGTGATTGTTTCTGCAATAGACAATATGATTAAGGGCGCTGCCGGGCAAGCCTTGCAAAATATGAATCGTATGTTTGGGTTTGAAGAAACCTTAGGGCTTAGTGCAATTCCTCTATGGCCTTAA
- a CDS encoding cytochrome c oxidase assembly protein: MFAFGYALVPLYDLVCESLGINGRVKLEKSVALPTEIKPFEVTLQQLAQAVDQGWTIVAKTPKKTIMTQTKYTEVYLITNQLNVARKGRAVPSVNPIAAAGHLKKIECFCMDILDFKAKETKEVYVTFYLDKDLSPEVQEVTLAYSFFDAK; the protein is encoded by the coding sequence ATGTTTGCATTTGGTTATGCACTCGTACCGTTATATGATTTAGTCTGTGAATCATTGGGTATAAATGGTAGAGTTAAATTGGAAAAATCTGTAGCACTCCCAACTGAAATCAAACCCTTTGAGGTAACCCTTCAGCAACTTGCCCAGGCGGTAGATCAGGGTTGGACAATTGTAGCAAAAACTCCTAAAAAAACTATCATGACCCAAACCAAATACACAGAAGTTTACTTAATCACCAATCAACTCAATGTCGCTAGGAAAGGTAGGGCAGTCCCTTCAGTTAACCCTATTGCCGCAGCCGGTCATCTTAAAAAGATTGAATGTTTTTGTATGGACATTTTAGATTTTAAAGCAAAAGAGACTAAAGAAGTCTATGTTACTTTTTATTTAGACAAGGACCTCTCCCCAGAAGTCCAGGAAGTAACTCTTGCCTATTCATTTTTTGACGCGAAGTAA
- the ctaD gene encoding cytochrome c oxidase subunit I: MNASQTIAVKDTQEHHGPESGILRWLFTTNHKDIGTLYLLFSLVMFFIGGAMALVIRTELFQPGLQFVDPQFFNSMTTLHALVMIFGVVMPAFVGLANWMIPLMIGAKDMALPRMNNWSFWIMPFAFTMLLSTLFVDGGGPAGGWTIYPPLVLQTGAAFPFVMFSIHFLGISSIMGAINIIATILNMRAPGMTLLKMPLFVWTWLITSFLLIAVMPVLAACVTMLITDKYFATSFFSAQGGGDPVLFQHVFWFFGHPEVYILILPAFGVMSQIIPTFARKPLFGYVSMVYATAGIAFLSFIVWAHHMFTVGMPLAGELFFMLSTMTIAVPTGIKVFNWVATIWKGSITYETPMLFALSFVILFSIGGFSGVMLALTPADFQYQDTYFVVAHFHYVLVPGAIFAIIAGTYYWLPKWCGKMYHETLGKVHFWLSVIFLNITFFPMHFLGLAGMPRRIPDYAIQFANFNEVATIGAFGFGLSQLLFVFIVFHAIKYGKAAPAKPWDGAEGLEWTVPSPAPYHTFDVPPKVN, encoded by the coding sequence TCATGGGCCAGAATCTGGAATACTTCGCTGGTTATTTACCACTAATCATAAAGATATCGGTACATTGTATTTATTATTTTCCTTAGTAATGTTTTTTATTGGTGGGGCAATGGCCTTGGTGATTAGAACAGAACTTTTTCAACCGGGATTACAATTTGTAGATCCTCAGTTTTTTAATTCCATGACCACGCTTCATGCCTTAGTAATGATATTTGGTGTTGTAATGCCAGCGTTTGTTGGTTTGGCAAATTGGATGATTCCATTGATGATTGGCGCTAAAGATATGGCATTGCCGAGGATGAATAATTGGTCGTTTTGGATTATGCCTTTTGCTTTTACCATGTTGCTCTCTACATTGTTTGTAGATGGAGGCGGTCCTGCTGGTGGGTGGACTATTTACCCTCCTTTGGTATTACAAACTGGAGCGGCGTTTCCTTTTGTCATGTTCTCAATTCATTTTTTAGGTATATCATCTATTATGGGTGCGATTAATATTATCGCAACAATACTTAATATGCGTGCGCCAGGTATGACTTTATTAAAGATGCCTCTGTTTGTTTGGACTTGGTTGATAACTTCCTTTTTACTTATCGCAGTTATGCCGGTATTGGCTGCCTGCGTAACTATGTTAATAACTGATAAATATTTCGCCACTTCATTTTTCAGCGCTCAAGGTGGTGGAGATCCAGTTTTATTTCAGCATGTCTTCTGGTTTTTTGGACACCCTGAAGTTTATATTTTAATTCTCCCTGCCTTTGGCGTTATGTCACAGATAATTCCTACTTTTGCACGCAAACCACTGTTTGGTTATGTCTCAATGGTCTATGCAACTGCAGGCATTGCATTTCTTTCATTCATTGTTTGGGCTCACCATATGTTTACTGTTGGTATGCCGCTCGCTGGCGAACTCTTTTTTATGCTTTCAACTATGACCATTGCTGTCCCGACTGGCATTAAAGTTTTTAATTGGGTTGCTACTATTTGGAAAGGCTCAATCACCTATGAAACTCCTATGTTATTTGCCCTGTCTTTTGTAATTTTATTTAGCATTGGCGGATTTTCTGGTGTAATGTTAGCACTTACCCCTGCAGATTTTCAGTATCAAGACACATATTTTGTCGTGGCACATTTTCATTATGTCTTAGTTCCTGGAGCAATATTTGCAATCATTGCTGGAACTTATTACTGGCTACCAAAGTGGTGTGGAAAAATGTATCATGAAACTTTAGGTAAGGTTCATTTTTGGCTTTCCGTGATTTTCTTAAATATAACATTTTTCCCAATGCATTTTCTTGGTCTTGCTGGAATGCCAAGAAGAATACCAGACTATGCTATTCAGTTTGCTAATTTTAATGAAGTTGCAACGATCGGTGCATTTGGATTTGGTTTGAGCCAGTTATTATTTGTTTTTATTGTATTTCATGCAATTAAATATGGTAAAGCAGCCCCTGCAAAACCTTGGGATGGTGCTGAGGGTTTAGAATGGACGGTACCTTCACCTGCTCCGTATCACACCTTTGATGTGCCACCTAAAGTTAACTAG